Part of the Cloacibacterium caeni genome is shown below.
ACTATTCAGAAACAGGAGCTAATTAGTGATAATTTTTATAAAAATTGGTTGATTAAAAAGAAAATTAGTTGGATTGTTTGTAATAAAATATTTAAAACTACAATTTTTAATCACCTTTCTTTCAAAGAAGGAATTGTATATGAAGATAATTTGTTTGTTGCAGGAATGCTCAGTTTTATAAATTCTATTTTTATTTCAGATAAAGGGCTTTATTATTATTATTCGAGACCAAGTTCTACTACAACGAGTAAATTAAGTCAAAAAAAAGAAGAAGATTCTTATTTTGTGACAGTTGAAATTGCTAAAATTTTGCACATAAAAGAGGAAAAACATCTATTATTAGATTTTTTAGTTAGAGCAATTAATATTAAAAAGTCACTAAAGATGAATTTTAATAAAAAAGTATATATTCCAAAACAATTGTTATGTGATAATTCTTTTAAAGAAATATTATTGTCACGCTTAACAATGAAGGATAAATTAAAACTAATATTAGAAAAAAAACTCTTTTAGAAATGAAACACATAGTTTATACCATAGGTTCTTTAGATAATCCTGGAGGTGTGGAAAGGGTTTTGGTTAATAAGGCTAATTTTTTGGTGCAAAAATATAAAGTAACTATACTTGTGGCGCAAAAAAACAAAAGTGATTTTGCTTATTCTATTTCGCCTTCGGTTAATATATTAGTTTTAGACATTAACAAATATGATAATGGATGGACAAAAATCCCAATATTGGGTTTCTTTTATAAAATCAAAAAACTAAAGAAGATTTATCAAAACATAATGAATCAGATAAAACCAGATATTGTAATTAATGTAGAAAGAGGTTTTGAAGATTTTATTTTGCCCAAACTTAATCCACATATCCCATGCATAAGGGAGTCTCATTCTTCTTTACAGGCATCTGGTTTGATGGATCATTATAATAAATCAATAAAGGGTAAATTTTTCACTTATTTATATAATCAGCAATTAAAAAAATTTGATAAGTTAGTACTATTAACAGAAGAGGACAGAAAATTCAGAAACTATAAAAATGGAGATGTAGTAATCCCTAATGTAGTTTCAAAATTTGAGATTGAGCCAAATTATGATTTAAATGCAAAAGAGGTCATTTCTGTAGGTAGGTTAGATCAATTTAAAAATTTTAAAGATCAGATTTTAGTTTGGAAAAATATAATTAAAACTCATCCTAATTGGAAACTGAAAATTTATGGAGAAGGCCCAGAGAAAAAAAGCCTTTCCAATTTGATAAAAACATTAGAATTAGAAAGTCATGTGTTTCTAATGGGTAGATCTAATCATATAGAAAAAGAACTGAAGAATAGTGCATTTTTTTTGTTTACATCAATGGCAGAGGGGTTTGGGATGGTGCTGGTAGAGGCAATGCAAATGGGATTACCGGTAATTTCTTATAATTGTCCTTGTGGCCCAAAAGATATCATTACAGATAACGAAGATGGTTTTTTAGTCAGGCTAAATGATAGAGATGAATTACAATTAAAAATTTTAGAACTTATAGAAAAACCTCATTTAAGAAAAACAATGTCAAGTTATGCAATTGAGAAGAGTAAACGATATAATGAAGGGATAATTATGCCAAGATGGATTGAATTGTTTGATAAAATAATTAATAAATATGGCTAAAATATCTATCATAACACCTGTTTATAATGCAGAGCCATATATTTCCAATTTAATTGAATCTGTTATTCAACAATCTTTTGATGATTGGGAGCTTATCCTTATTAATGATGGATCTGTAGATCAATCCAGAATAATTATGGAAAGATATTCTTTTGCAGACAAGAGAATAAAATTGATTAATCAAGAAAATCAGGGCCCATCTGTCGCAAGAAATGTGGGGATAGAGAATGCTCACTCAGAATGGATAACGTTTATTGATGCAGACGATAAGGTAAGTTTAAATTACCTAGAAGAATTGTATGATGTTGCGGCTAATGTTGATTTGGTGTGTGCAGGTTATTATGAACAAAACATACAAAATCCTAAAGGAATAGCTCTCCATGATTTTTCGGATTTTTTAAATCAAGAGACCATAGATAGTGATATTTTTATCGGGGAAATTTTTAATGGTGTTACAGGGGTTTTGTGGTCAAAACTTTTTAAAAATCAGGTAATAAAAGAAAATAGTTTAAGATTGGATTCTAGGTTGAAACTATCTGAGGACTTATTATTTGTGTTGCAATATGCAAAAAAAATCAGCAAAATAAAATTAGTATCTTCTCCTATTTATTATTATAATAGATTACACGAAAACGGTTTGAGTAGTCAATATAATTTAACGTATATTGAAAACTTTAAACACTTAATTGAAAGGGTCTTAGAAGAGTTTCCAGATGATGAAAAAGCAAAGGTAAATGTTATTTTAAGAAAAAGATATTTTAATTTTTTAATTAAAATGATGAAACAGAATCCCTATAATCCCATGCAATTAAAAAAACTTTATCATTTAATAAAGGGAGAGTTTTTAGAATGTAAATTTAAATTGAATAATGAAGATGCATTGTTTTTTTTATTAATAAAAAACTCATTTTTTAATTTAGCTTTTTACTACAGTATACTATTCGCCAAAATAAGAAAAATTAAAAATGCGTAAAAAAATATTAGTTGATATTTATCTGGCAAATAATCTTGGAGATGATATGTTTCTGGATTACTTAGCAATAAAGTATCCAGAATTTGATTTTGTGCCAT
Proteins encoded:
- a CDS encoding glycosyltransferase family 2 protein; translated protein: MLISIIVPIYNAEKYLHNCIQSVINQSYLHWKLILVNDGSTDASLEICQDFAKKDSRIVFFSQTNKGQAAARNFGVSQVTTPYVTFLDADDAISSDTLSSNMEILVNNTTIDCLQYPIYWSYETFDQHKTIQKQELISDNFYKNWLIKKKISWIVCNKIFKTTIFNHLSFKEGIVYEDNLFVAGMLSFINSIFISDKGLYYYYSRPSSTTTSKLSQKKEEDSYFVTVEIAKILHIKEEKHLLLDFLVRAINIKKSLKMNFNKKVYIPKQLLCDNSFKEILLSRLTMKDKLKLILEKKLF
- a CDS encoding glycosyltransferase family 4 protein, encoding MKHIVYTIGSLDNPGGVERVLVNKANFLVQKYKVTILVAQKNKSDFAYSISPSVNILVLDINKYDNGWTKIPILGFFYKIKKLKKIYQNIMNQIKPDIVINVERGFEDFILPKLNPHIPCIRESHSSLQASGLMDHYNKSIKGKFFTYLYNQQLKKFDKLVLLTEEDRKFRNYKNGDVVIPNVVSKFEIEPNYDLNAKEVISVGRLDQFKNFKDQILVWKNIIKTHPNWKLKIYGEGPEKKSLSNLIKTLELESHVFLMGRSNHIEKELKNSAFFLFTSMAEGFGMVLVEAMQMGLPVISYNCPCGPKDIITDNEDGFLVRLNDRDELQLKILELIEKPHLRKTMSSYAIEKSKRYNEGIIMPRWIELFDKIINKYG
- a CDS encoding glycosyltransferase family 2 protein, with the translated sequence MAKISIITPVYNAEPYISNLIESVIQQSFDDWELILINDGSVDQSRIIMERYSFADKRIKLINQENQGPSVARNVGIENAHSEWITFIDADDKVSLNYLEELYDVAANVDLVCAGYYEQNIQNPKGIALHDFSDFLNQETIDSDIFIGEIFNGVTGVLWSKLFKNQVIKENSLRLDSRLKLSEDLLFVLQYAKKISKIKLVSSPIYYYNRLHENGLSSQYNLTYIENFKHLIERVLEEFPDDEKAKVNVILRKRYFNFLIKMMKQNPYNPMQLKKLYHLIKGEFLECKFKLNNEDALFFLLIKNSFFNLAFYYSILFAKIRKIKNA